A DNA window from Centropristis striata isolate RG_2023a ecotype Rhode Island chromosome 10, C.striata_1.0, whole genome shotgun sequence contains the following coding sequences:
- the b3galt1b gene encoding beta-1,3-galactosyltransferase 1 — translation MPSKVSCLYLLTVVCWASALWYLSISRPTSTYVGHMSVPIRKTAKTPKNITFTNIHTRPLNPHAFEFVINEPKKCESVAPFLVILISTTHKEFDARQAIRETWGDESTFTDIRILTIFLLGKNTDPVLNQMVEQESQIFHDIVVENFIDSYHNLTLKTMMGMRWVATFCPKAQYVMKTDSDIFVNMDNLIYKLLKPTTKPRRRYFTGYVINGGPIRDMRSKWYMSRDLYPDSKYPPFCSGTGYIFSADVAELIFQTSLHTRLLHLEDVYVGLCLRKLGIHPYQNSGFNHWKMAYSLCRYRRVITVHQISPEEMHRIWNDMSSKKHLRC, via the coding sequence ATGCCTTCAAAAGTGTCATGTTTATACCTGTTGACAGTGGTCTGCTGGGCGAGTGCTCTGTGGTACTTAAGTATATCTCGCCCAACGTCCACCTATGTCGGCCACATGTCGGTGCCTATACGGAAGACtgcaaaaaccccaaaaaacatcaCCTTCACCAACATCCACACCCGCCCCCTCAACCCACACGCCTTTGAATTTGTCATCAACGAACCGAAGAAGTGCGAAAGCGTCGCCCCCTTCCTGGTCATCCTCATCAGCACCACGCACAAGGAGTTTGACGCGCGGCAGGCCATCCGGGAGACCTGGGGGGACGAGAGCACCTTCACCGACATCCGCATCCTCACCATCTTCCTGCTGGGCAAGAACACGGACCCCGTCCTGAACCAGATGGTGGAGCAGGAGAGCCAGATCTTTCATGACATTGTGGTGGAGAACTTTATTGATTCCTACCACAACCTCACCCTCAAGACCATGATGGGCATGCGCTGGGTGGCCACCTTCTGCCCCAAAGCGCAGTACGTCATGAAGACGGACAGCGACATCTTCGTCAACATGGACAATCTGATCTACAAGCTCCTGAAGCCCACCACCAAGCCCAGAAGGAGATATTTCACTGGCTATGTTATAAACGGGGGTCCCATTAGGGATATGCGCAGTAAGTGGTACATGTCCAGGGACTTGTACCCCGACAGTAAGTACCCTCCTTTCTGCTCGGGCACTGGCTACATCTTCTCGGCAGACGTTGCTGAGCTCATCTTCCAGACTTCATTACACACGAGACTGTTGCACCTGGAGGATGTGTATGTGGGACTGTGTTTGCGCAAGCTTGGTATACACCCGTATCAGAACAGTGGTTTTAATCACTGGAAGATGGCCTACAGTCTGTGCAGGTACAGGCGGGTTATCACCGTGCACCAGATCTCCCCGGAGGAGATGCACCGCATTTGGAATGACATGTCCAGCAAGAAGCACCTGAGATGTTAA